From one Armatimonadota bacterium genomic stretch:
- the ftsY gene encoding signal recognition particle-docking protein FtsY, translating to MRLFKGLFQKVDQLLSRGRLVDDEFFDELEEALIQADLNVHTTMRIVSGLREDARKERISEPEQVRERLKQQLAEILCQGEGPALRGSDGLSTYLIVGVNGTGKTTSIAKLAHRFKSQGKRVILAAADTFRAAAIDQLEIWANRIGVDLIRQREGADPAAVVYDAIQAAKSRKADVLIADTAGRLHTRSNLMEELKKISRVIERELGRPADETLLVLDATTGQNAISQAREFLSAVNVTGIVLAKLDGTAKGGIVVTIKDELGIPIKLVGTGEKLEDLEEFNCNDFVESLL from the coding sequence ATGAGGTTGTTCAAAGGATTATTTCAAAAAGTTGACCAGCTGCTTTCTCGTGGCAGGCTGGTGGATGACGAGTTTTTTGATGAACTTGAGGAGGCGCTCATACAGGCCGACTTAAACGTCCACACCACAATGCGCATAGTTTCTGGTCTGAGGGAAGACGCTCGAAAGGAGCGAATCTCAGAACCCGAGCAGGTGCGCGAAAGGCTCAAGCAGCAGCTAGCCGAAATATTATGCCAAGGAGAGGGTCCTGCACTGCGTGGTTCTGATGGGCTTTCTACCTATCTTATAGTTGGCGTGAATGGCACGGGGAAGACGACTTCGATTGCAAAACTTGCGCACAGATTCAAATCGCAGGGGAAGCGGGTAATCCTAGCCGCGGCAGACACCTTCCGTGCGGCGGCAATTGATCAACTCGAGATATGGGCGAATCGAATTGGAGTTGATTTAATTAGACAGCGCGAAGGTGCTGACCCAGCAGCAGTAGTCTATGATGCTATCCAGGCGGCAAAGTCGCGGAAAGCTGATGTTCTGATTGCCGATACAGCAGGTCGTCTTCACACAAGAAGCAATCTCATGGAAGAACTAAAAAAAATTAGTCGAGTGATTGAACGTGAGTTGGGCCGCCCTGCCGATGAAACACTGCTGGTGCTTGATGCTACCACCGGTCAGAACGCAATCAGCCAGGCTAGAGAGTTCCTAAGCGCCGTTAATGTTACTGGAATTGTGCTGGCAAAGCTTGATGGTACTGCAAAAGGCGGAATAGTTGTAACAATAAAGGACGAATTGGGTATACCTATCAAGCTTGTTGGCACCGGAGAGAAACTTGAAGACTTGGAAGAGTTCAACTGCAATGACTTCGTGGAGTCTCTTTTATAG
- a CDS encoding sulfurtransferase TusA family protein: MSDSIELDARGLSCPIPAMMAKRAIKDRERGKIEIIVDSYAARDNVERIAKSSGWNVIIEDIGSGEFRLTISK; this comes from the coding sequence ATGAGCGACTCAATCGAACTTGATGCACGCGGGCTATCTTGTCCGATACCTGCAATGATGGCAAAAAGGGCAATCAAGGATCGTGAACGTGGAAAAATAGAGATAATAGTTGACTCATATGCTGCACGGGATAACGTGGAGCGAATCGCCAAAAGTTCCGGATGGAATGTCATCATCGAAGACATTGGCTCTGGCGAGTTCCGATTAACAATATCAAAATGA
- a CDS encoding DUF3343 domain-containing protein, with protein MTHGTAKAIEKEKQKLEKYGVVLFHSQSSAFRAEKILLKAGIECRLIPIPRSLSSDCGVAARFEWTRVADVERALNSADVEIQGIHPMPSR; from the coding sequence ATGACCCACGGCACAGCTAAAGCAATCGAAAAGGAGAAACAAAAATTGGAAAAATACGGGGTGGTACTCTTTCACAGTCAATCCTCGGCATTCCGTGCTGAGAAAATTCTCCTTAAGGCTGGGATTGAGTGCCGCCTCATTCCCATACCACGCAGTTTATCAAGCGACTGCGGTGTGGCAGCACGATTCGAATGGACACGAGTTGCTGATGTCGAACGCGCGCTTAATTCCGCGGATGTTGAAATCCAAGGGATTCATCCGATGCCCTCACGGTAA
- a CDS encoding YedE-related selenium metabolism membrane protein: protein MLSFRRFLSSSSGPIITGIAVGVLAPVLVRSGNPGNMGICVACFTRDIAGSLGLHRVSVVQYIRPEIIGFILGSLVAALVFREFKPRTGSSPIVRFFLGAFSMIGALMFLGCPWRAYLRLSGGDWNAIFGIAGLFAGVLLGTAFVKSGFNLGRSKPAPVALGWMMPLVAIGLLILLITEPKLGFDPSGKPTGPVFLSVEGPGSMHAPILISLAAGALIGLLGQRSRFCTVGALRDLVLLRDAHLFSGILALIATALITNVALGQFKPGFAQQPVAHTNQPFNFGGMLLAGLSFTLAGGCPGRQIFLSGEGDGDAGIFVLGMLVGAGFAHNFSLASSPKGPGAFGPWALVIGLVFCTVIGLTMREVKKSKEDL, encoded by the coding sequence ATGCTTTCTTTTCGTCGGTTTCTAAGTTCAAGCTCAGGACCAATCATCACAGGTATTGCCGTTGGGGTACTCGCCCCGGTATTGGTAAGAAGTGGCAACCCTGGCAATATGGGAATTTGCGTTGCATGCTTCACCCGCGATATTGCCGGTTCTCTCGGGCTCCATCGAGTATCGGTGGTTCAGTACATCCGCCCGGAAATAATAGGTTTCATTCTCGGATCGTTAGTCGCGGCTTTAGTCTTCCGAGAATTCAAACCACGGACCGGCTCTTCGCCCATTGTACGTTTTTTTCTCGGAGCGTTTTCAATGATAGGGGCGCTTATGTTCCTTGGATGCCCATGGCGCGCATACCTAAGGCTTTCCGGCGGCGATTGGAATGCAATTTTTGGAATTGCAGGGCTATTCGCCGGAGTACTGCTCGGCACAGCCTTCGTGAAATCTGGATTCAACCTTGGAAGGAGCAAACCAGCGCCAGTAGCCTTGGGATGGATGATGCCGCTAGTTGCAATTGGATTGCTTATACTTTTAATTACCGAACCTAAGCTAGGGTTCGACCCCAGTGGAAAACCGACTGGCCCCGTGTTTTTATCCGTGGAAGGACCTGGGAGCATGCATGCGCCCATTCTCATCTCTCTTGCGGCAGGAGCTCTGATTGGATTACTTGGACAGCGGTCGAGATTCTGTACGGTTGGTGCACTACGAGACCTCGTTCTTCTTAGGGATGCACATCTCTTTAGTGGAATTCTGGCACTTATTGCCACTGCGTTAATAACCAATGTAGCCCTTGGACAGTTCAAGCCAGGATTCGCCCAGCAACCAGTAGCGCATACGAATCAACCTTTTAACTTTGGCGGGATGCTCCTTGCCGGATTGTCGTTCACACTTGCAGGTGGGTGCCCGGGACGCCAAATTTTCCTATCCGGTGAAGGCGATGGTGATGCTGGCATTTTTGTACTCGGGATGTTGGTAGGAGCTGGCTTTGCACATAACTTCTCACTCGCCAGCTCGCCAAAAGGACCAGGTGCATTTGGACCCTGGGCGCTCGTCATTGGGCTAGTATTTTGCACTGTTATTGGCCTGACGATGCGCGAAGTAAAGAAATCCAAGGAGGATCTTTAA